From one Streptomyces sp. NBC_00237 genomic stretch:
- a CDS encoding ParB N-terminal domain-containing protein, which translates to MPLDSLVHNPRNARQDLEGVEGLADTYEDAGVLQPCLVIPVQTFREAFPEDADKLPAQGHVVLAGNRRLAAARRAGLATLPVHLNPKLKTRLGILIAAATENIAREELKPFEELATIEELKAELGTYDAVAKKLGKTAGWVSQRRRLGNLEPELREALERRTPGMTIELARDLGKLKKRDEQLAAWKVEQERVARRADDPKAEKRPKAKKASRVPAQGGADGGGGAPLDDGAKSRRDACLLAIATGTGDLPRLSIIAAQVPVDPDEAVALAGQWLTEAAEGSSALDVDTLANEEGTDRQLAAALALALARCEIHLTRTSGADSAHARAYTHWLETHTDEQPAAAESAPTA; encoded by the coding sequence ATGCCGCTCGACTCCCTCGTTCACAATCCACGCAACGCCCGCCAGGATCTGGAAGGCGTTGAGGGTCTCGCGGACACCTACGAGGACGCGGGGGTGTTGCAGCCCTGCCTCGTCATCCCCGTGCAGACGTTCCGGGAGGCGTTTCCCGAGGACGCGGACAAGCTCCCGGCTCAGGGGCATGTGGTCCTCGCCGGTAACCGCCGCCTGGCCGCCGCGCGCCGTGCAGGACTGGCGACGCTGCCGGTGCACCTGAACCCCAAGCTCAAGACCAGGCTGGGAATTCTCATTGCGGCGGCGACAGAGAACATCGCCCGCGAGGAGCTCAAGCCCTTCGAGGAGCTCGCCACGATCGAGGAGCTGAAGGCGGAACTCGGTACGTACGACGCCGTCGCCAAGAAGCTCGGCAAGACCGCGGGCTGGGTCTCTCAGCGACGCCGCCTTGGGAACCTTGAGCCCGAGCTCCGGGAAGCGCTGGAGAGGCGCACTCCGGGCATGACCATTGAGCTCGCCCGGGACCTCGGCAAGCTCAAGAAGCGCGATGAGCAGCTCGCGGCGTGGAAGGTCGAACAAGAGCGCGTCGCGCGCCGCGCTGACGACCCGAAAGCCGAGAAGCGCCCCAAGGCGAAGAAGGCCAGCAGGGTGCCTGCGCAGGGAGGAGCCGATGGCGGAGGCGGGGCCCCGCTGGATGACGGCGCGAAGTCCCGGCGTGACGCCTGCCTCCTCGCCATCGCCACGGGAACCGGCGATCTCCCCCGCCTCTCCATCATCGCCGCGCAGGTGCCGGTCGACCCCGATGAGGCAGTCGCGCTCGCCGGGCAGTGGCTCACCGAGGCCGCAGAGGGCTCCTCTGCACTGGACGTGGACACCCTCGCGAACGAGGAAGGCACCGACCGCCAGCTCGCAGCCGCACTCGCCCTGGCCCTCGCGCGCTGCGAAATCCATCTGACTCGTACAAGCGGAGCCGACTCCGCCCATGCCCGTGCGTACACGCACTGGCTGGAGACGCACACCGACGAACAGCCTGCCGCCGCTGAGTCCGCTCCGACGGCGTAG
- a CDS encoding DUF4097 family beta strand repeat-containing protein, with the protein MSTSQTFTATAAGAVWTDVISHVGTVNVTVDPTLKNAVVTVSTSDDEGPLADAVRAATQKESTYQNLNCLTIRVPKVQGHTMTMGNSTFSFNGGNMVVGQNFGVVTGSVTGIHMAGGDISIGGRKVVSGGRVVAEQGTVVSGGGMGTITVDVTLPSDQSSIRLETTSADLTVHGDLQVLDTHSVSGDVQAKGVHTLRANTTSGDIEADRIDARIDAVSVSGDIEVGAYNGTEFRAQTVSGDIHLSATPAATGTIDATTVSGDVTTRGTSHLHERVRTVSGKHRSR; encoded by the coding sequence TTGAGTACCTCCCAGACCTTCACCGCCACCGCCGCCGGCGCTGTGTGGACCGACGTCATCAGCCACGTCGGCACGGTCAACGTCACCGTCGACCCGACGCTGAAGAACGCGGTCGTCACGGTCAGCACGAGCGACGACGAGGGCCCCCTCGCCGACGCGGTGCGCGCCGCCACGCAGAAGGAGAGCACCTACCAGAACCTCAACTGCCTCACCATCCGCGTCCCCAAGGTCCAGGGCCACACGATGACCATGGGCAACTCCACGTTCAGCTTCAACGGCGGCAACATGGTGGTCGGCCAGAACTTCGGCGTCGTCACCGGATCCGTCACCGGCATCCACATGGCGGGCGGCGACATCAGCATCGGCGGCCGCAAGGTCGTCTCCGGCGGCCGCGTCGTCGCCGAACAGGGCACCGTCGTCAGCGGCGGCGGCATGGGCACCATCACCGTCGACGTGACGCTGCCCAGCGACCAGTCCTCGATCCGGCTGGAAACCACCAGCGCCGACCTCACCGTCCACGGCGACCTCCAGGTCCTGGACACACACTCGGTCTCCGGCGACGTACAGGCCAAGGGCGTGCACACGCTGCGGGCCAACACCACCTCCGGTGACATCGAGGCGGACCGCATCGACGCCCGCATCGACGCGGTCTCGGTCTCCGGCGACATCGAGGTCGGCGCCTACAACGGCACCGAGTTCCGCGCGCAGACGGTCAGCGGCGACATCCACCTCAGCGCGACCCCCGCCGCCACCGGCACGATCGACGCCACCACGGTCTCCGGCGACGTCACCACGCGCGGCACCAGCCACCTGCACGAGCGCGTGCGCACCGTCTCCGGCAAGCACCGCAGCCGGTGA
- a CDS encoding RRQRL motif-containing zinc-binding protein — MPREDAALPEFDRADCPEGLVTRRRLREMQLSPGDNDGPVAILRCKLCALRPQWSCRHPTRGFLLRVDLAKPKRTPSLAQEWALDRAMAARSTCPQCKRRYWYCLPLRTQGSCDPCARGYEPSPDTYVTPAATPGHRLAA; from the coding sequence GTGCCGCGCGAGGATGCTGCACTGCCGGAGTTCGACCGCGCCGACTGCCCCGAAGGGCTCGTGACCAGAAGGCGGTTACGGGAGATGCAGCTGAGCCCCGGCGACAACGACGGTCCGGTCGCGATTCTGCGCTGCAAGCTCTGCGCGCTCCGTCCGCAGTGGTCCTGCCGCCACCCCACCCGCGGCTTCCTGCTCCGCGTCGACCTGGCGAAGCCCAAGCGGACCCCGTCGCTCGCTCAGGAATGGGCACTGGACCGGGCCATGGCCGCACGATCCACCTGCCCCCAGTGCAAGCGCAGGTACTGGTACTGCCTCCCCCTGCGCACCCAGGGCAGCTGCGACCCCTGCGCCCGGGGCTACGAGCCCAGCCCCGACACCTACGTCACCCCTGCGGCCACCCCGGGACATCGGCTGGCCGCGTAA
- a CDS encoding ParA family protein encodes MSTDTPTPPADTGRKTRVLTLASGSAGAGKSTLAAALAEQAAAHGQTVCVIGLDRQCDVSRLLGYDNPDADEELPTLIDVVDGICTLTEALVPGRHSKTGAILPGLWLVLESGKLDTLSVKLAGVTAREMWLFQLLPELLGRFDIILLDCPGNLDLGTQGALIAGHEIVGCTKSQEKEARGLTALEDKIAALHKNFRFMGMPDALAWVVIGEGVTSVSQGKVYFDIERQVREAYGELVVTPTVRDDVKVPEAYSASLPITLYNPRSDAAAAYVKIGKAMNLYS; translated from the coding sequence ATGAGCACCGACACCCCGACCCCGCCCGCTGACACCGGCCGCAAGACCCGTGTCCTGACGCTCGCCAGCGGCTCAGCCGGAGCCGGTAAGAGCACCCTGGCGGCAGCCCTCGCCGAACAGGCCGCCGCGCACGGCCAGACCGTGTGCGTCATCGGTCTCGACCGCCAGTGCGACGTCTCCCGCCTCCTCGGCTACGACAACCCCGACGCCGACGAAGAGCTGCCCACCCTCATCGACGTCGTGGACGGCATCTGCACCCTGACCGAAGCCCTCGTCCCCGGACGCCACAGCAAGACCGGCGCGATCCTCCCGGGTCTCTGGCTCGTTCTGGAGTCCGGCAAACTCGACACCCTCAGCGTCAAACTCGCGGGCGTCACCGCCCGCGAGATGTGGCTCTTCCAGCTGCTACCGGAACTGCTCGGGCGATTCGACATCATCCTGCTCGACTGCCCCGGCAACCTGGACCTCGGAACTCAGGGCGCGCTCATCGCAGGCCACGAGATCGTCGGGTGCACCAAGTCCCAGGAGAAAGAAGCCCGCGGCCTGACGGCGCTCGAAGACAAGATCGCCGCGCTCCACAAGAACTTCCGCTTCATGGGGATGCCTGACGCGCTCGCCTGGGTCGTCATCGGCGAAGGCGTCACCAGCGTCTCCCAGGGCAAGGTCTACTTCGATATCGAGCGTCAGGTCAGGGAGGCGTACGGCGAACTCGTTGTGACACCGACCGTCCGCGATGACGTCAAGGTGCCCGAGGCGTACTCGGCCTCCCTGCCCATCACGCTCTACAACCCCCGATCCGACGCAGCCGCGGCCTACGTCAAGATCGGCAAGGCCATGAACCTCTACAGCTGA
- a CDS encoding nucleoside 2-deoxyribosyltransferase domain-containing protein → MHTLRLTSPSRLNPPTEPEGSPVPPVADCAFCAIAAGEAPAVIVREWPDALAIRPRSGGVNASHVLVLPRVHVDDAATDPEVTAAVMRRAAELMADFPAGNLITSRGAAATQTVFHLHVHVLAREEGDGLPLPWTPQHTVRLVMAREPIPAGLKVFLAGPTPDRSTPIPSWRPAALDLITAQWTGPEPLTVLTPESRDGIRAERYEHQVDWETEARASADAILFWIPRDMKRMPGMTTNVEFGLDVNTGRAVLGIPADCPNPERNRYLAYVARRHGVPVCETLADTVAAALTAVTTSTAPR, encoded by the coding sequence GTGCACACGCTCCGCCTGACCTCGCCCAGCCGCCTCAACCCGCCCACCGAACCCGAGGGATCCCCCGTCCCACCCGTAGCCGACTGCGCCTTCTGCGCCATCGCCGCTGGGGAAGCCCCGGCCGTCATCGTCCGCGAGTGGCCCGACGCCCTCGCGATCCGCCCCCGCTCCGGAGGCGTCAACGCCAGCCACGTCCTGGTCCTGCCACGCGTGCACGTCGACGACGCCGCCACCGATCCCGAGGTGACCGCCGCTGTGATGCGCCGGGCCGCTGAGCTCATGGCCGACTTCCCCGCCGGGAACCTCATCACCTCCAGGGGAGCCGCGGCGACTCAGACGGTCTTCCACCTCCACGTCCACGTCCTGGCCCGAGAGGAAGGCGACGGCCTACCTCTTCCCTGGACCCCGCAGCACACCGTCCGCCTCGTCATGGCCCGCGAGCCGATCCCCGCCGGCCTCAAGGTCTTCTTGGCCGGGCCAACCCCCGATAGGAGCACGCCGATCCCGTCCTGGCGGCCCGCGGCCCTCGACCTCATCACCGCCCAGTGGACCGGACCGGAGCCGCTGACCGTCCTGACCCCCGAGTCCCGCGACGGCATCCGGGCCGAACGCTACGAGCACCAGGTCGACTGGGAGACCGAAGCCCGCGCGTCAGCCGACGCGATCCTCTTCTGGATCCCCCGCGACATGAAACGAATGCCGGGCATGACGACGAACGTCGAGTTCGGCCTGGACGTGAACACCGGCCGCGCCGTCCTCGGAATCCCAGCCGACTGCCCCAACCCGGAACGCAACAGGTACCTGGCCTACGTGGCCCGCCGTCACGGCGTCCCGGTGTGCGAAACCCTGGCCGACACCGTGGCAGCGGCCCTCACGGCGGTCACCACCTCAACCGCTCCCCGGTAG
- a CDS encoding conjugal transfer protein TraB — MSDLVPATGSGAAARTDGDNRYKAVQQKLKALGHAMDLATNELQTLQRDMETNARRAEGLAVDIANAELDRTHVEMTNQVSVALGGAAIEVKKLHETAQEVSGQAHDTRRTHARLYEGLDDIRSSRKERTPKPGFFVR, encoded by the coding sequence ATGAGCGACCTCGTACCCGCCACCGGCAGCGGTGCCGCCGCCCGGACGGACGGCGACAACCGCTACAAGGCCGTCCAGCAGAAACTCAAGGCGCTCGGCCACGCCATGGACCTGGCCACCAACGAACTCCAGACGCTGCAGCGCGACATGGAGACCAACGCCCGCCGTGCCGAGGGCCTGGCCGTCGACATCGCCAACGCCGAACTCGACCGCACGCACGTCGAGATGACCAACCAGGTGTCTGTCGCCCTGGGCGGCGCCGCCATCGAGGTGAAGAAGCTCCACGAGACGGCCCAGGAGGTATCCGGCCAGGCCCACGACACACGGCGCACCCACGCGCGGCTGTACGAGGGCCTGGACGACATCCGCTCCAGCCGCAAGGAGCGCACCCCCAAGCCGGGCTTCTTCGTCCGCTGA
- a CDS encoding GGDEF domain-containing protein yields the protein MDSVLRAHPRIGQRALLLTTAAVPLTGWAVHAAVLHRQLAAKNRDPLTGLLRRDTYTARAHRILRRHRSDTAVVLVDQDHLKTINDCYGHAAGDIALAATADRLTAWAGPHAAVGRLGGDEFALVLALPAKGRQERLQQLVTLLSTPVPLPGGQPIAVGASVGAAVADALGSQDLSALQRAADAALYDGKHSGRAVLATPVHASTPSVNGRRAGRPGTHQWGRAA from the coding sequence ATGGACTCCGTCCTGCGCGCGCACCCCCGCATCGGGCAACGCGCCCTTCTACTGACCACCGCCGCCGTTCCGTTGACCGGCTGGGCCGTGCACGCGGCCGTACTGCACCGGCAGTTGGCCGCGAAGAACCGCGACCCGCTCACCGGCCTTCTGCGCCGTGACACGTACACCGCGCGCGCTCACCGCATCCTGCGCCGCCACCGCAGCGACACCGCCGTGGTTCTGGTCGACCAGGACCACCTCAAGACGATCAACGACTGCTACGGGCACGCTGCGGGCGATATTGCGCTCGCGGCGACCGCGGACCGTCTCACCGCGTGGGCGGGCCCGCACGCGGCGGTCGGCAGGCTCGGGGGCGACGAGTTCGCGCTCGTCCTGGCCCTCCCCGCCAAGGGCCGCCAGGAGCGTCTGCAGCAGCTGGTCACCTTGCTGTCCACGCCGGTCCCCCTTCCGGGCGGCCAGCCCATCGCCGTCGGCGCCTCCGTCGGCGCGGCCGTCGCGGACGCGCTCGGAAGCCAGGACCTCTCCGCCCTGCAACGGGCGGCCGACGCCGCCCTGTACGACGGCAAGCACTCCGGCCGCGCCGTCCTCGCCACACCCGTCCACGCCTCCACGCCGTCCGTGAACGGCCGCCGTGCGGGCAGGCCGGGCACACACCAGTGGGGGCGAGCAGCATGA
- a CDS encoding histone-like nucleoid-structuring protein Lsr2 yields MTHDWDALAADHLPLAPLTPEQVTAARHTTAHHAHSRADLTLLLDALGIPAALPLTPPGDPMKTSTYTAQQAVAVSLHTNGTPLTEITRYTGISEEDLAPLLADAQDGTPVLAGGLEDLLVWAQRHSAPSVQRKADRIRADIAELTARRQADDAETAAQERVAALQAELQQAQEALRAVKTGSRSPAPSVSQLPQGVGTEDIRAWARSNGHEVSNHGKLPQRIVDAYTAAHHTLTLAEAS; encoded by the coding sequence GTGACCCATGACTGGGACGCCCTCGCCGCCGACCACCTGCCCCTCGCCCCGCTCACTCCGGAGCAGGTCACTGCGGCCCGCCACACCACCGCCCACCACGCCCACAGCCGCGCCGATCTGACGTTGCTCCTGGATGCCCTGGGCATCCCCGCCGCCCTCCCCCTCACCCCACCTGGAGACCCGATGAAGACCTCGACCTACACCGCGCAGCAGGCAGTGGCTGTATCCCTCCACACCAACGGCACTCCCCTGACGGAGATCACCCGGTACACCGGGATCTCCGAGGAGGACCTCGCCCCACTCCTCGCTGACGCACAGGACGGCACCCCTGTGTTGGCCGGTGGACTGGAAGACCTTCTCGTCTGGGCACAGCGGCACAGCGCGCCCAGCGTCCAGCGCAAGGCCGACCGCATCCGGGCCGACATCGCGGAGCTCACCGCCCGCCGCCAGGCGGACGACGCCGAAACCGCCGCGCAGGAACGCGTGGCAGCCCTCCAGGCCGAACTCCAGCAGGCGCAGGAGGCGCTGCGCGCCGTCAAGACCGGCAGCCGCTCCCCCGCTCCCTCCGTGTCGCAGCTGCCGCAGGGGGTGGGAACGGAGGACATCCGGGCGTGGGCGAGGAGCAACGGCCACGAGGTCAGCAACCACGGAAAGCTCCCTCAGCGGATCGTCGACGCCTACACCGCCGCCCACCACACCCTCACTCTGGCGGAGGCGAGCTGA
- a CDS encoding chromosome segregation protein ParM: protein MSVPRSVALERTFYTLSAPVLAAAPNLFADSPVNTVVQLAGAAGVGGWVLAAKSNKSGAGRKILRWSPLVAAAAIDIAARHTVGWGPWCLDGLLAASWAGAGLFVMPFSRHARRRHRPALASPAPAPQLQEAAEPSPAQPDDGADNFTRQVRWLWEERGLPGRTIVVTATPHAGMPNDLSLLLRASEAGRPISSLTEEAVAAAFGVETTDVRIEDVPRQYGREGGPGWKEVHVTPDLNERRRKAPTTREWWADRIGGDRGPVPGSQYIKTVRDHDRKVTHYIAQVPDELGEPRVNQDNLAAALKTKYDDGRLFVTVDGNQVLVSLWDSSPLAQIFPATRELLTPDKDGRWVTGYLGNGQPARNRVHTDRGAAHGLFVAPSGGGKTQLMGLHVAADALFGAVVWLAAEAPDEKAAKLGEYTDRYGVGALYMIRLLRTLDALMEIRGEMVWDDGRVYDWDPKLAGCPYRMLSAYLDEFLSAARHGDYGAEIMDLAEKVSVKGRKYGIGLKVAGQSIYVQDGFTQLLCENLRENCIPVILKVAPKKIADMFKALGISSDNTPDPLPRSFSPAEAGRIERVMAGEPEPPTDSNTGGAGWIVEAKHPEVLRTLFMDFKSGLDAYFPDAIASLTDYEIRELEARELWFDWTEPPRPGEFGPEPIDDEDDDWDGEDKPKKGGGKPRRTAKSAARRDAVTSPLQALEAIKNLSGV, encoded by the coding sequence GTGTCCGTGCCGCGCAGCGTCGCCCTGGAGCGCACCTTCTACACCCTCAGTGCCCCGGTCCTCGCCGCGGCCCCGAACCTCTTCGCCGACAGCCCCGTCAACACGGTCGTACAGCTGGCCGGGGCGGCCGGTGTCGGCGGCTGGGTGCTGGCCGCCAAGAGCAACAAGTCCGGTGCGGGACGCAAGATTTTGCGCTGGTCGCCGCTCGTGGCTGCCGCCGCGATCGACATCGCCGCCCGGCACACGGTCGGCTGGGGGCCGTGGTGCCTGGACGGCCTCCTCGCCGCCAGCTGGGCGGGGGCCGGCCTGTTCGTGATGCCCTTCTCCCGGCACGCCCGCCGCCGTCACCGCCCCGCGCTCGCCAGTCCGGCCCCCGCGCCGCAGCTGCAGGAAGCCGCCGAGCCGTCTCCCGCGCAGCCGGACGACGGTGCCGACAACTTCACCCGCCAGGTCCGCTGGCTGTGGGAGGAGCGTGGGCTGCCCGGCCGCACCATCGTGGTCACGGCCACCCCGCACGCAGGCATGCCCAACGACCTGTCGCTGCTGCTGCGTGCCTCCGAGGCCGGACGGCCGATCTCCAGCCTCACCGAGGAAGCCGTTGCCGCCGCGTTCGGTGTCGAGACCACCGACGTACGGATCGAGGACGTGCCCCGCCAGTACGGGCGTGAAGGAGGACCGGGCTGGAAGGAAGTCCACGTCACCCCGGATCTGAACGAGCGCCGCCGCAAGGCGCCCACCACCCGCGAGTGGTGGGCCGACCGGATCGGCGGCGACCGTGGGCCGGTGCCCGGCTCGCAGTACATCAAGACGGTCCGCGACCACGACCGCAAGGTCACCCACTACATCGCCCAGGTCCCCGACGAGCTGGGAGAGCCGCGCGTCAACCAGGACAACCTGGCCGCCGCGCTGAAGACCAAGTACGACGACGGCCGGCTGTTCGTCACGGTCGACGGCAACCAGGTCCTGGTCTCCCTGTGGGACTCCAGCCCGCTCGCGCAGATCTTCCCCGCCACCCGCGAGCTGCTCACCCCGGACAAGGACGGCCGGTGGGTGACCGGCTACCTCGGCAACGGGCAGCCCGCCCGCAACCGCGTCCACACCGACCGGGGCGCCGCCCACGGCCTGTTCGTTGCCCCGTCCGGCGGCGGCAAGACTCAGCTGATGGGGTTGCACGTCGCCGCCGACGCCCTGTTCGGCGCGGTGGTGTGGCTGGCGGCGGAAGCCCCGGACGAGAAGGCAGCCAAGCTGGGCGAGTACACCGACCGCTACGGCGTCGGCGCCCTGTACATGATCCGGCTCCTGCGCACCCTGGACGCCCTGATGGAAATCCGCGGCGAGATGGTCTGGGACGACGGACGGGTCTACGACTGGGACCCCAAACTGGCGGGCTGTCCCTACCGGATGCTGTCCGCCTACCTGGACGAGTTCCTCTCCGCCGCCCGCCACGGCGACTACGGCGCGGAGATCATGGACCTTGCCGAGAAGGTGTCGGTCAAGGGCCGCAAGTACGGCATCGGCCTCAAGGTGGCAGGCCAGTCCATCTACGTACAGGACGGCTTCACCCAGCTGTTGTGCGAGAACCTCCGCGAGAACTGCATCCCGGTCATCTTGAAGGTCGCACCGAAGAAGATCGCCGACATGTTCAAGGCCCTCGGCATCTCCTCGGACAACACCCCCGACCCACTCCCCCGCTCCTTCTCCCCCGCCGAAGCGGGCCGCATCGAGCGGGTGATGGCCGGGGAGCCCGAGCCGCCCACCGACTCCAACACCGGCGGCGCCGGATGGATCGTCGAAGCCAAGCACCCCGAGGTCCTGCGCACCCTTTTCATGGACTTCAAGTCCGGCCTCGACGCCTACTTCCCCGACGCGATCGCCTCCCTCACCGACTACGAGATCCGCGAACTCGAGGCGCGGGAGTTGTGGTTCGACTGGACCGAGCCGCCCCGGCCCGGGGAGTTCGGCCCCGAACCGATCGATGACGAGGACGACGACTGGGACGGGGAGGACAAGCCGAAGAAGGGCGGCGGCAAGCCCCGCCGCACGGCGAAGTCCGCCGCGCGCCGCGACGCGGTCACCTCCCCCCTCCAGGCACTGGAAGCGATCAAGAACCTCTCCGGCGTCTGA